Proteins encoded in a region of the Nitrospirota bacterium genome:
- a CDS encoding lytic transglycosylase domain-containing protein, which translates to MHMTSRQKQHAAIGLITAVIATVGSLAFSVPTTQAEIYQYVSRDGSISLTNVPSDARYRKIEIESKSNRFHDILSERELEPVIRRYSSQHQLHPALIRAVIKAESNFDPRAVSRAGAIGLMQLMPQTALRLDVRDMYDPDDNVGGGTKYLRQLLDRFHGNLPLALAAYNAGEHAVEHYQALPPYDETRRYVRKVLGYYRTFLVRDGVILERPVSRYAPAETIAAPATSSEESSR; encoded by the coding sequence ATGCACATGACATCACGCCAAAAACAGCATGCAGCCATTGGGCTCATCACAGCGGTCATCGCCACTGTCGGATCATTGGCCTTCTCCGTGCCGACAACCCAGGCGGAAATCTACCAATACGTGAGCCGCGACGGCTCGATCTCGCTCACAAATGTCCCCTCCGATGCGCGCTACAGGAAAATTGAGATCGAATCCAAATCCAACCGCTTCCACGACATCCTGTCCGAACGAGAGCTCGAACCAGTCATCCGCCGCTACTCCTCACAACATCAACTCCATCCCGCGTTGATCCGAGCCGTCATCAAAGCCGAGTCGAATTTTGATCCACGGGCCGTATCTCGTGCCGGGGCCATCGGCCTCATGCAACTGATGCCGCAGACCGCCCTGCGTCTGGATGTGCGGGATATGTATGACCCTGATGATAATGTGGGCGGAGGGACGAAATACTTACGCCAGTTGCTCGACCGATTTCATGGAAATCTACCGCTGGCCCTGGCGGCCTACAATGCAGGAGAACATGCCGTCGAACATTACCAGGCACTGCCCCCGTATGATGAAACCAGGCGATACGTCAGGAAGGTGCTCGGATACTACCGCACATTTCTGGTGCGTGACGGTGTGATCCTGGAACGTCCGGTCAGCCGATACGCCCCCGCAGAGACAATAGCAGCCCCCGCGACTTCTTCTGAAGAGTCTTCCCGCTGA
- the larE gene encoding ATP-dependent sacrificial sulfur transferase LarE, with the protein MATESLQGKLDRLRQVISDMQSVLVAYSGGIDSTVVLKIAHEQLGARALGITAVSPTFPEIELKGARQMASEIGAQHELVHTDQLEIPAFVQNDAARCFHCKTDLYQLMDGLREPRQSKWIVDGTNLDDLGDDRPGITAAREWGVRSPLVEASFSKAEVRALAKILGLSNWDKPAAACLSSRIPRGIPITIDKLRRVEQAEEMLQAEGFRHVRVREHGEVARIEIGPEEFSRLNQPDLRARISDRLRQVGFRFVCVDLDGYRPGGTSLG; encoded by the coding sequence ATGGCGACCGAATCCCTCCAGGGCAAACTCGACAGACTCCGCCAGGTGATCTCGGACATGCAGTCCGTGCTGGTCGCTTACTCCGGCGGGATCGACAGCACCGTCGTCCTGAAAATCGCCCATGAGCAGCTCGGTGCACGCGCACTGGGCATCACCGCTGTCTCACCGACATTTCCCGAGATCGAACTCAAGGGAGCGAGGCAGATGGCCTCAGAGATCGGGGCGCAGCATGAACTCGTCCATACCGATCAACTCGAGATTCCCGCCTTCGTACAGAACGATGCCGCCCGCTGCTTCCATTGCAAAACAGACCTCTATCAATTGATGGATGGGCTGCGTGAACCACGTCAGAGCAAGTGGATTGTGGATGGAACGAATCTCGACGATCTCGGAGATGATCGGCCAGGCATCACAGCCGCCCGCGAGTGGGGAGTTCGCAGCCCGCTGGTCGAGGCATCGTTCTCAAAGGCGGAAGTACGGGCGCTCGCCAAGATTCTGGGACTCTCGAACTGGGATAAACCGGCCGCAGCCTGCCTCTCCTCTCGAATCCCGCGCGGCATCCCGATCACGATCGACAAACTCCGCCGCGTAGAACAGGCGGAAGAGATGTTACAGGCTGAAGGGTTTCGCCATGTACGCGTACGAGAACATGGCGAAGTGGCGCGAATCGAAATCGGCCCGGAGGAATTCTCCAGGCTGAATCAACCGGACCTGCGAGCACGAATCAGCGACAGACTGCGACAGGTTGGATTCCGCTTCGTCTGTGTGGATTTGGACGGATACAGACCGGGCGGGACCAGCCTAGGCTGA
- a CDS encoding AtpZ/AtpI family protein, protein MTPSQDPLYAGLGQAVRIGTDLLASLIVGGGLGWVADTYLFGSTPWGMVVGLVLGVVAGIRNAYRSAQQWPKT, encoded by the coding sequence ATGACCCCTTCACAAGATCCATTGTACGCAGGGCTTGGCCAAGCGGTCCGGATCGGAACCGATCTGCTCGCGTCGCTGATTGTCGGGGGAGGGTTGGGTTGGGTGGCTGACACCTACCTCTTCGGTTCTACTCCCTGGGGAATGGTCGTGGGGCTCGTGCTGGGCGTCGTGGCCGGGATCAGGAATGCGTACCGGTCGGCGCAACAGTGGCCGAAGACATAA
- the atpF gene encoding F0F1 ATP synthase subunit B, whose protein sequence is MPQFESHFFSSLIFWEVLSFGILFFVLYKFAFPGILGVLEEREKKIKDSLDQAERHRSEAERKLKEYEAKLNTAAKEAETILAAAKERAQRLMEENEQRLTTEAERIKGDATREIDHERRKAIQDIRAQTTDLALMVAEKVVQRSLTDADHRKFADEALEVLSKSYQR, encoded by the coding sequence ATGCCGCAGTTTGAATCGCACTTTTTTTCTTCCTTGATTTTCTGGGAAGTCCTGTCGTTCGGGATTCTCTTTTTTGTGCTCTACAAGTTTGCCTTCCCTGGCATCTTGGGCGTGCTGGAAGAGCGGGAAAAGAAAATTAAGGACAGTCTCGATCAAGCCGAGCGTCACCGGTCAGAGGCCGAACGGAAGCTCAAAGAGTACGAGGCCAAGCTAAACACTGCTGCGAAAGAAGCAGAAACTATTCTGGCTGCCGCGAAAGAGCGGGCGCAGCGGCTCATGGAAGAAAATGAGCAGCGGTTGACGACCGAAGCCGAGCGGATCAAGGGCGATGCGACGCGCGAGATCGATCATGAGCGCCGTAAGGCGATTCAGGATATTCGGGCTCAAACGACGGACTTGGCCTTGATGGTGGCCGAGAAGGTGGTGCAGCGCAGTCTCACCGATGCGGACCACCGGAAATTTGCAGACGAAGCGCTTGAGGTCCTGTCGAAATCCTACCAGCGGTAA
- a CDS encoding aminotransferase class IV, which translates to MWIYLNDRFVTEQEAVVSVFDHGFLYGDGVYETIRSYGSRIFMRDQHLARLRRSADAIGLTIPIPEQTWPALLHEAMMRNDVGHERTDAYLRITISRGPGDIGLDPALCPTPTVVIMTKPLHPPQAEQYRTGVSLIVAQTRRNLPSALSPQIKATNFLNNILAKREAIAAGAFDSILLNWESHLTESTVSNLFFVRAGRLCTPALDCGLLDGITRDILLGLAHEAKIPIDEGHFGIEALTQADECFLTNTTMEVMPVTMVDRHSIGNGSPGPLTQQLHRQFIATRTRGLEH; encoded by the coding sequence ATGTGGATTTACCTGAACGATCGGTTCGTGACAGAACAGGAAGCCGTCGTCTCCGTCTTCGACCATGGCTTCCTCTACGGCGATGGCGTCTATGAAACGATTCGCTCCTACGGGAGCCGGATCTTCATGCGGGACCAACATCTGGCCCGGCTGCGCCGCTCAGCAGACGCGATCGGCCTGACGATTCCGATACCTGAGCAAACATGGCCGGCGCTCCTCCACGAGGCCATGATGAGGAATGACGTCGGACATGAACGCACCGACGCCTATCTTCGCATCACCATCTCACGAGGACCCGGTGATATCGGCTTGGATCCGGCCCTGTGCCCAACCCCTACCGTGGTCATCATGACAAAACCGCTTCACCCTCCTCAGGCAGAACAATACCGAACCGGCGTGAGCCTGATCGTTGCCCAAACGAGGCGAAACTTGCCCAGCGCACTTTCGCCCCAGATCAAAGCCACAAACTTTCTAAACAATATTTTGGCCAAGCGGGAAGCCATCGCGGCCGGTGCCTTCGACAGTATTTTGCTCAATTGGGAGTCACACTTGACGGAATCCACCGTCAGCAATCTCTTTTTCGTCCGAGCAGGTCGGCTCTGCACCCCGGCACTCGACTGTGGCCTACTAGACGGCATTACGCGCGACATCTTGCTCGGCCTCGCCCATGAAGCCAAGATCCCCATTGACGAGGGACATTTTGGAATCGAAGCGCTCACCCAGGCAGACGAATGTTTTCTCACCAACACAACCATGGAAGTGATGCCGGTCACCATGGTGGACAGACATTCGATCGGGAATGGATCCCCAGGACCCCTTACCCAACAACTCCACAGACAATTTATTGCCACTCGAACACGTGGTTTAGAACACTAG
- the atpE gene encoding ATP synthase F0 subunit C — translation MDSAAAALLGMGLAAAGFAGAGVGIGYIFGKMIEAVARQPEAEARVGKYMWIGFALVEAIALYGLVIAFIIMGLRK, via the coding sequence ATGGATTCAGCAGCAGCAGCATTGTTGGGCATGGGGTTGGCGGCGGCAGGGTTTGCCGGAGCCGGCGTGGGTATCGGCTACATCTTCGGGAAGATGATCGAAGCCGTGGCGCGCCAGCCGGAAGCGGAAGCCCGCGTCGGAAAGTATATGTGGATCGGGTTTGCGCTGGTGGAAGCCATCGCGCTGTACGGCCTGGTCATCGCGTTCATCATCATGGGCCTTCGCAAATAG
- a CDS encoding pitrilysin family protein has translation MMKQRTAALWRQTALILGMGCCAIFWVSSASVAAEITPTKFVTANGITVLVLEQHFLPIIEIHALIKTGSAQDPPDKAGLANLVASLLDEGTTTRTSKQQAEQIDFVGGALEAKASEDFTTASARVLKKDVDLGFTLLADMLQHPAFHKQEFERIRTQLLGEMASDNDDPGHIAMKAFNQLVFHGHPYRWPVTGTEETLSKITLADVQSFYGREYSPSQVILTVVGDITLEQATTMVQTHFGAWKKVAVAARNTKKPTPVERRTVQLIEKDLTQSTIVLGHGGLSRAHPDFYSVTVMNYILGAGGFSSRLMDSIRDKQGLAYGIMSHFDARLMPGSFWVNLQTKTETTNQAITGVLSEIKSIRDAPVSDQELAEAKSFLVGSFPLRLDSTAKLAQVLAQVEFYGLGFEYFSDYPKWIERVTKEDVQRVAKQYLDPKRYALVVVGNLAKAKVKN, from the coding sequence ATGATGAAACAACGGACGGCTGCGCTGTGGCGTCAGACAGCCCTGATTCTTGGGATGGGATGCTGCGCCATATTCTGGGTATCCAGCGCCTCCGTCGCGGCCGAGATCACCCCGACGAAGTTTGTGACCGCCAACGGGATCACCGTGCTGGTTCTGGAACAGCATTTTCTCCCCATCATTGAGATCCATGCATTGATCAAAACCGGTTCTGCGCAGGACCCTCCCGACAAAGCAGGACTCGCAAACCTCGTCGCCAGCCTCCTGGACGAAGGCACGACGACCCGAACGTCAAAACAGCAGGCAGAACAAATCGACTTTGTCGGAGGAGCGCTGGAGGCCAAGGCCTCTGAGGACTTCACGACCGCCTCCGCCCGCGTCCTCAAAAAAGACGTCGACCTCGGCTTTACCCTGCTCGCCGACATGCTGCAACATCCCGCGTTCCATAAACAGGAGTTCGAACGGATTCGCACACAGCTCCTGGGAGAAATGGCCAGCGACAACGACGACCCGGGCCATATCGCCATGAAAGCCTTCAACCAACTGGTCTTCCACGGGCATCCCTATCGCTGGCCCGTCACTGGCACGGAAGAGACGCTCAGCAAAATCACCCTCGCCGACGTACAGAGCTTTTATGGACGGGAATATTCACCCTCCCAAGTCATCTTAACCGTCGTGGGCGACATCACCCTTGAACAAGCCACGACAATGGTCCAGACCCACTTTGGCGCCTGGAAAAAAGTGGCCGTGGCGGCACGAAATACGAAGAAGCCCACCCCGGTCGAACGCAGAACGGTTCAACTCATCGAGAAAGACCTCACCCAATCCACCATCGTACTGGGGCATGGGGGACTTTCGCGCGCTCACCCGGACTTCTATTCTGTGACAGTCATGAATTACATCCTGGGAGCCGGGGGATTCTCCTCCCGCCTGATGGATTCGATTCGCGACAAGCAGGGGCTGGCCTATGGGATCATGAGCCACTTCGACGCCCGACTGATGCCCGGTTCGTTTTGGGTTAACCTTCAAACTAAAACAGAGACGACCAACCAAGCCATTACCGGGGTCTTGTCAGAAATCAAATCGATTCGTGACGCGCCGGTGTCAGACCAGGAGTTGGCTGAAGCCAAATCATTCTTAGTCGGCAGCTTCCCGCTCCGGCTCGATTCCACGGCAAAACTTGCGCAGGTGCTCGCCCAAGTGGAGTTCTACGGCCTGGGATTCGAATATTTTTCGGACTATCCGAAATGGATAGAACGGGTTACGAAGGAAGACGTGCAGCGCGTCGCCAAACAGTATCTGGACCCCAAACGCTACGCCTTAGTCGTGGTGGGGAATCTCGCCAAAGCAAAAGTCAAAAACTAG
- the nadB gene encoding L-aspartate oxidase, whose translation MASRRSRAPVEADFLVIGSGVAGLRAALELSRSGRVMVLTKGHPLQSSSIHAQGGVAVAMSEEDDVGIHLTDTLKAGHGLCRKEAVRVLVEEGPARIQELIGWGAKFDKVGGKFAFAREAAHSRSRILRARGDATGNEMVRVLIAEVNRQKQIQRLDHHFTVDLVVDAGRCCGAVVLDEGSGRQFVLPARAIVLTTGGAGQIYARTTNPANATGDGMAMALRAGAVLQDMEFVQFHPTALYLPSSPPFLLSEAMRGEGAQLRNNKGALFMQRYHPMGALAPRDIVSRAILAEMASTKARHVYLDVTHLGAEFVKRRFPTIYATCLRYDIDITEEWIPVSPSAHYMMGGVWTDLNGATTVPGLFAAGEVACSGVHGANRLASNSLLEGLVFGARAATAAVAFADRHDIPHLSSQEAAIRAGQFGTLDDAEKLRSSLRRTMWGQVGVIRSGESLIRACAQLSRWAQLVAQPFASRAALEVKNMVQVAQCVAEAALWRENSVGAHYRSDCPEAKRAGWQQHSRLSSGEVVSGKTLQKKSRGLLLSLRGRIG comes from the coding sequence ATGGCATCTCGTCGATCGCGTGCGCCAGTGGAGGCTGATTTCCTGGTTATCGGGAGCGGTGTAGCCGGTCTCCGCGCGGCGTTGGAGCTCAGCCGTTCGGGCCGTGTCATGGTGCTGACAAAGGGCCATCCGCTTCAGAGCAGTTCGATCCATGCGCAGGGCGGGGTGGCGGTGGCGATGAGCGAAGAAGACGATGTGGGCATCCATTTGACGGACACGCTCAAAGCGGGGCATGGGCTCTGCCGAAAAGAAGCGGTGCGGGTCCTCGTCGAAGAAGGGCCTGCGCGGATTCAAGAGTTGATCGGGTGGGGGGCGAAGTTCGATAAAGTGGGCGGGAAGTTTGCCTTCGCTCGAGAAGCAGCCCACAGCCGAAGCCGCATCCTGCGTGCGCGGGGGGATGCGACAGGGAACGAGATGGTGCGCGTGTTGATTGCCGAGGTGAATCGGCAGAAACAGATACAGCGGTTGGACCATCACTTTACCGTGGATCTCGTGGTCGATGCCGGGCGTTGTTGCGGGGCGGTGGTGCTGGATGAAGGGTCGGGCCGTCAGTTTGTGCTGCCGGCACGTGCCATTGTATTGACCACCGGCGGGGCCGGGCAGATCTATGCACGGACGACCAATCCTGCCAATGCCACCGGTGATGGCATGGCTATGGCGTTGCGTGCGGGTGCGGTGCTGCAAGATATGGAGTTCGTACAATTCCATCCTACGGCCCTCTATCTGCCGTCGAGTCCGCCATTTCTGCTGTCGGAAGCGATGCGCGGCGAGGGCGCGCAGCTTCGCAATAATAAGGGTGCTCTATTCATGCAGCGCTACCACCCGATGGGGGCATTGGCGCCGAGAGATATCGTGTCTCGGGCAATCTTGGCGGAGATGGCCTCGACGAAAGCGCGCCATGTCTATCTTGATGTCACCCATTTGGGTGCAGAGTTCGTGAAGCGGCGTTTCCCGACGATCTATGCGACCTGCCTGCGCTACGATATCGATATCACAGAGGAATGGATCCCGGTATCTCCCAGCGCGCATTACATGATGGGCGGGGTGTGGACCGATCTGAACGGTGCGACAACGGTTCCGGGGCTCTTCGCCGCCGGAGAGGTGGCCTGTAGCGGTGTGCATGGAGCGAATCGTCTTGCGAGTAATTCCTTGCTCGAAGGATTGGTGTTTGGTGCGCGCGCGGCTACGGCAGCCGTGGCTTTTGCAGACAGGCATGATATTCCACACCTCTCGTCTCAGGAGGCCGCGATCCGAGCGGGCCAATTCGGCACATTGGATGATGCGGAAAAGTTGCGAAGCTCGCTCAGGCGAACGATGTGGGGACAAGTCGGTGTGATCCGCTCAGGCGAGTCGCTCATCCGAGCCTGCGCACAATTGTCGCGGTGGGCTCAACTTGTGGCTCAGCCGTTTGCCAGCCGAGCCGCGTTAGAAGTGAAGAACATGGTGCAGGTGGCGCAATGCGTCGCGGAAGCGGCGCTGTGGCGCGAGAACAGCGTCGGGGCCCATTACCGGTCAGATTGTCCGGAGGCCAAGCGGGCTGGTTGGCAGCAACACAGTCGCCTCTCCAGCGGGGAGGTGGTCAGCGGGAAGACTCTTCAGAAGAAGTCGCGGGGGCTGCTATTGTCTCTGCGGGGGCGTATCGGCTGA
- a CDS encoding anthranilate synthase component I family protein has translation MTRFSQPSFLIGPPQPLILTLENHGRTAFDLYRLIASPSQPSFLLDSGKGTDREGHYSFLGSNPYSMLTGRQGQATLRTGEGHECVSNNPFNSLRQLFDGPQIAPPTGLPSFLGGAVGYFSYDLVRDFEALPSMAKEDLQIPYLQFGLYDLVTAVDHQTARLHIIFCPPMERFLGESREQLYREGIDRLTEWEARLSGQPAPFANLPSFDQMAFHPDQTRDDYLDQVRRCQAYISSGDIYQANLSHRFTLQPPGTYNDGTDRQTYEQELYRRLQAVNPSPFSGLMHFDDVTLISSSPERLVRLHNRQADTRPIAGTRPRGQDDRDDQRLIDELLANEKERAEHLMLVDLERNDLGRVCQFGTVQVDEFMAIEQYSHVSHIVSNVSGTLRPDATPFDLIQALFPGGTITGVPKIRCMEIIEELEPVRRGPYTGSFGYIGWNGNLDLNIVIRTLVWCAGKGYLQVGAGIVADSDPAKEYEETIQKAQAFFKALQRT, from the coding sequence ATGACTCGTTTCTCCCAACCATCGTTCCTGATCGGTCCTCCGCAGCCCCTCATCCTCACGCTGGAGAACCATGGAAGGACAGCCTTCGACCTGTATCGATTAATTGCATCGCCCTCACAGCCCTCATTTCTGCTCGATAGCGGAAAAGGGACGGACAGAGAAGGCCACTATTCATTTCTAGGAAGCAACCCCTACTCGATGCTGACCGGTCGACAAGGGCAGGCCACGCTTCGAACCGGCGAGGGACACGAATGTGTATCGAACAACCCATTCAATAGCCTTCGCCAGCTGTTCGATGGCCCCCAGATCGCACCTCCTACAGGGCTGCCTTCATTTCTGGGTGGAGCCGTCGGCTATTTCAGTTACGATCTCGTGCGCGACTTTGAAGCGCTTCCCTCTATGGCCAAAGAGGATCTGCAGATCCCCTACCTACAATTCGGTCTGTACGACCTCGTCACCGCAGTCGATCACCAGACTGCCCGTCTGCACATTATCTTCTGTCCGCCCATGGAACGGTTCTTAGGAGAATCCCGTGAGCAGCTCTATCGCGAGGGTATAGACCGGTTGACCGAATGGGAAGCCCGATTGAGTGGACAGCCCGCTCCTTTTGCGAATCTCCCATCATTCGATCAGATGGCCTTTCATCCTGACCAAACCAGGGACGACTACCTCGATCAAGTTCGGCGCTGCCAAGCATATATTTCCTCAGGAGATATCTACCAGGCCAACCTGTCGCATCGATTTACCCTGCAACCTCCCGGCACCTACAACGATGGCACCGATCGACAGACCTACGAGCAGGAGCTCTATCGACGTCTACAGGCCGTCAACCCCTCGCCGTTCTCAGGGCTCATGCACTTCGATGACGTCACCTTGATCAGCTCCTCGCCCGAACGGCTGGTCCGTCTCCACAACCGGCAGGCGGATACACGTCCGATTGCCGGAACCAGACCGCGCGGACAGGACGACCGTGACGATCAACGCCTCATCGACGAATTACTCGCGAATGAGAAGGAACGGGCGGAACATCTCATGCTCGTCGACCTTGAACGAAACGACCTGGGCCGCGTTTGCCAATTCGGCACGGTACAGGTCGATGAATTCATGGCGATTGAGCAGTACTCGCACGTCAGCCACATCGTATCCAACGTCAGCGGCACCTTGCGGCCTGACGCCACACCCTTCGATCTCATTCAAGCACTGTTCCCTGGAGGCACGATCACGGGCGTACCGAAGATCCGCTGCATGGAGATTATCGAGGAACTGGAACCGGTACGCCGCGGCCCCTATACCGGATCATTCGGGTACATCGGCTGGAACGGCAACCTCGATCTGAACATCGTGATTCGAACTTTGGTATGGTGTGCAGGAAAGGGATACTTGCAGGTCGGCGCCGGGATTGTGGCCGATTCCGATCCGGCCAAAGAATACGAGGAAACGATTCAGAAGGCTCAAGCCTTTTTCAAGGCATTGCAACGGACCTAA
- a CDS encoding pitrilysin family protein: MMQLSWMIAASSLLFALTAPAFAAEPREFILSNGMKVLLVEVPKAPVATVQVWYKVGSRNEVMGRAGLSHMLEHMMFKGTVKYPKGTFSRLIRKNGGMDNAFTSQDFTAYFENLAADRVELALELEADRMQGLVLEMSELKTEREVVKEERRLRSEDDPQGALVEALFAQAYLSHPYHWPVIGWFGDLDAMTLDDLQRHYDTYYSPNNATLVVVGDIKADSLLPIIKQLFEPIPRGPEPKPIATMESEQKGERRFLLKREAQVPFVMMGYRVPNFTSEDSYALDILDSILSHGKSSRLYQSLVYEQKTSLAVGAEYSLLQADPGLFYFYALVSPGQKPEIVEEALHREIKRLQTDPPTELELQRAKNQVEATHVFEQDSNFRHAMLLGQAESVGAGWRKIDQFVERIRAVTAKDIQRVARQYLTEDNRTVGTLIPVPPKQPEAPATAAQQGRP, encoded by the coding sequence ATGATGCAACTATCCTGGATGATCGCCGCGAGCAGTCTCCTCTTCGCCCTCACAGCACCCGCTTTCGCCGCAGAACCCCGTGAGTTCATTCTCTCCAATGGGATGAAAGTCCTCCTAGTCGAAGTGCCCAAAGCTCCGGTTGCGACCGTCCAAGTCTGGTACAAAGTCGGCTCACGCAACGAAGTCATGGGCCGTGCAGGCCTCTCTCACATGCTGGAGCATATGATGTTCAAGGGTACCGTCAAATACCCGAAAGGCACCTTCTCCCGGCTCATTCGCAAGAACGGCGGCATGGATAACGCCTTCACAAGCCAGGACTTCACCGCCTACTTCGAAAATCTCGCAGCCGACCGCGTCGAACTGGCCCTGGAGCTTGAGGCTGATCGCATGCAAGGGCTCGTGCTCGAGATGAGCGAGTTGAAAACGGAACGGGAGGTGGTGAAGGAAGAACGGCGTCTTCGCTCGGAGGACGATCCCCAAGGTGCACTCGTCGAAGCGCTCTTTGCCCAGGCCTATCTCAGCCATCCCTACCATTGGCCGGTGATCGGCTGGTTCGGCGATCTGGACGCGATGACGCTGGACGACCTGCAGCGACATTACGACACCTACTACTCACCCAACAATGCGACCCTCGTCGTAGTCGGCGACATCAAGGCCGACAGCCTCCTCCCCATTATCAAACAGCTGTTCGAGCCGATTCCACGAGGACCGGAACCCAAGCCCATCGCCACGATGGAATCGGAGCAAAAAGGTGAACGCCGTTTTCTGCTCAAACGAGAGGCCCAAGTCCCCTTCGTCATGATGGGCTATCGCGTACCGAATTTTACGAGCGAAGACTCCTATGCCCTGGACATTCTCGATTCGATTCTCTCGCATGGAAAAAGCTCACGCCTCTACCAGAGCCTCGTGTACGAACAAAAAACGTCGTTGGCCGTCGGGGCGGAATACAGCCTGCTCCAGGCTGATCCAGGTCTTTTCTATTTTTATGCACTCGTGAGCCCCGGACAGAAGCCTGAGATCGTCGAAGAAGCCCTTCACCGAGAGATCAAACGCCTCCAGACCGATCCCCCGACAGAGCTGGAGCTTCAACGGGCTAAGAACCAGGTTGAAGCCACCCATGTCTTCGAGCAGGACTCTAACTTCCGGCATGCCATGCTACTGGGGCAAGCGGAGTCCGTCGGCGCCGGCTGGCGAAAGATCGACCAATTTGTGGAACGGATCCGGGCCGTGACGGCGAAAGACATCCAACGTGTCGCCCGCCAATACCTGACGGAAGATAATCGAACCGTCGGCACGTTGATTCCGGTGCCGCCCAAACAACCAGAGGCGCCAGCCACCGCCGCACAACAGGGACGCCCCTAA
- a CDS encoding F0F1 ATP synthase subunit A, producing the protein MEESPLHPFELHNWVPISLGGLDISINKAVVIMWVVVALVAALMVMAGSARKLVPGKLQSMAEMMVDFIRGIIMDTMGKEGMRFFPLIATLFLFILFCNLIGLIPGSYTVTSQIVVTAVFACLVYGLSLVMGFLLHGVKFLGILVPPGTPAWLLPLMIPIELISQLARPISLAVRLFANMTAGHVILGVLFGLAISGGLLIGWLPFAFTIAMNGLEVGIAFIQAYIFTVLTCVYLGDAFHLHGHDEHAH; encoded by the coding sequence ATGGAAGAAAGTCCGCTTCATCCGTTCGAGCTGCACAACTGGGTACCGATCTCGCTAGGCGGATTGGATATTTCCATCAATAAAGCCGTGGTGATCATGTGGGTGGTCGTTGCTCTCGTGGCGGCGCTCATGGTCATGGCGGGATCAGCGCGCAAGCTGGTACCTGGCAAGTTGCAGAGCATGGCGGAGATGATGGTGGATTTCATCCGCGGCATCATCATGGATACGATGGGCAAAGAGGGCATGCGCTTCTTTCCCCTCATCGCCACACTCTTTCTCTTCATTCTCTTCTGTAATCTCATCGGATTGATTCCCGGCAGCTACACGGTGACGAGTCAGATTGTCGTGACTGCCGTATTTGCCTGCCTGGTCTATGGGCTCAGCCTGGTCATGGGATTTCTGTTGCACGGGGTGAAGTTCCTGGGCATTCTCGTTCCGCCCGGCACGCCGGCCTGGTTGCTGCCGTTGATGATCCCGATCGAGTTGATCAGCCAATTGGCGAGGCCCATTTCGCTGGCTGTTCGATTGTTTGCGAATATGACGGCCGGCCACGTGATTCTTGGAGTTCTGTTCGGCTTGGCCATCAGTGGCGGGTTGTTGATCGGGTGGTTGCCCTTTGCGTTTACGATCGCGATGAACGGGTTGGAAGTCGGTATCGCGTTCATTCAAGCCTATATTTTTACCGTGTTGACCTGCGTCTATTTGGGGGACGCATTCCACTTACACGGCCACGATGAGCACGCGCACTAG